TTCCACCACCACAATGGCGTCGTCCACCACGATGCCAATCGCCAACACCAGGCCAAACAGCGAAAGCGTGTTGATAGTAAAGCCTAGCAGGGGGAACGCCATGAAGGCACCGAGCAACGACACCGGCACGGTAATCAGCGGAATCAAGGTCGCGCGCCAACTCTGGAGGAAGAGGTACACCACCAACGTCACCAGCGCGACAGCAATGAAGAGGGTTTTGCTGATCTCCTTGATGCCTTCGGTCACGGGCAGCGTAGTGTCCAACGAGACTTCATATTCGAGGTCTTGGGGAAAACGCGTCTTCAGCTCCTCCAGCGTCTTGCGAACTTCGGTGGCCACGGCTAAGGCGTTGGCGCCAGGCAATTGGTTCACCGTGATGACAGCGGCCGGTCGTCCGCTCAAGCGTCCACGCTGGCTGTAGTTTTGTGTGCCCAGTTCGATGCGGGCGATGTCGCGAAGGCGGATGGTCGAACCATCGGAATTCAATCGCACCACGATGTCGCCGAACTCCTCGGCAGTCACCAGCCGCCCCTGCGCACGCACAGCATAGGTAAATTCTTGTCCCGGCGGTGCCGGTTCCGCGCCCACTTGCCCAGCGGGATTCACGGTATTTTGCTTCTGGATGGCGTTGTGTAAATCGGTCACCGTGAGGCCGAGCTTGGCGATTTGATCGGGTTTGACCCACACACGCATGGCGTAGTCGGGCGCGCCGCGGGTCTGCACATCGCCAACCCCGGGAATCCGTTTCAGGGCATCGTTGATATTGATCGTGGCGTAGTTGCCAAGGAAGTTGAAGTCGTAGGTGCCGTTAGGCGAGATGACCGAAATGATCAACAGCGGAAAGGCCAGCGACTTCTTCACATTCACACCGAAGTTTTTCACCTCGGGGGGCAGGAACGGAATGGCCTGCGACACGCGATTCTGTACCAGCACATTATCGATATCGACGTTGGTGCCGACCTCGAAATCCACGGACAGCGCCATAGTCCCATCATTGGCGTTGGTGGATTTCATGTAGAGCATGTTATCCACGCCGTTCACCTGCTGCTCAATGGAGGTCGCGATCGCTTGCTCGACCGTCACCGCGTCGGCACCGGTATAGCTGGTGGAGACCTGAATCTGTGGCGGCACGATCTCGGGCAACTGGGCAATCGGCAGGCGGAACAAGGATACCAGACCGGCAAGGGTAATGACGATGGAGAGCACCATCGCCACGATAGGCCGATTCACGAAGAACTGTGCCATGCTATTTCTCCCCAGGTTTAGCGACAGGCGCTGACGCTGCCGTGGCAGGAGACGGCGGCGTTTGCGGAGCGGCAGGAGCAGACGAGGCTGGAGCACCAGGGGCAGCAGTACCGGCAGTACCGGTTGGAACGGGTTTCGGAATCACCGGCACCCCGTCCCGAATCTTCTGTAACCCTTCGACTACCACCCGCTCCCCAGGCTGAAGTCCTTCGTTAATCACCCACAGCGGACCAACCCGCTCCCCGACTTTGACCGGACGAAACGCGACTTTATTCTCTGCGCTCACGACCGCGAGGCGATACGCGCCTTGCAATTCTTGCACGGCACGCTGCGGCACCAGCAACGCCCCTTTTTTCGTTTCCGTCACCGCCCGCACCTTCGCGTAGAGCCCAGGACGCAGCATGTTCTTCGGATTGGGGAAATAACTCACCACAAGAATTGCCCCGGTTTTGACATCCACTTCCCTGTCCGGCAGCGCTATTCCACCCCGTTCCGGATACACATTGCCGTCTCCCAATATGAGTTCCAGCGGCGGACCATGCGACTCGGCGCGCCGCTCGGCTTGCATGGCACCGGAAATTAACGTGGCGAACTTCAAGTACTCCCTTTCGCTGATAGGGAACGTGACTTTGATCGGGTCCACCCGCGACACCGTGGTAAGTGAGGTACTCGCACTAATCAGGTCGCCAATCTGCGCTACCGAAATACCGGCAATGCCATCGATCGGCGAGCGCACCTGCGTCCATTCCAGATTCAGTTCCGATTGCTTCACGGCGGCCCGCGCGGCGGCAACTGCGGCTTGGTTCCCGCGATCCGCTTGGATCGCGTTATCCAGCTCCTGCTGGCTAATGGCGCCTTCTTTCGCCAGCGGCGTGTAGCGCGACACATCCAGCCGGGTTTTCCCTAATGCGGCCTCGGCGCGACCGAGATCGCCTTTCGCTTGGTCGAGGGCAGCACTGTAAGGACGCGGGTCGATAGAGAACAGGAGTTCTCCGGCCTTCACGAACGTGCCCTCGCGATACGAGCGCTCGTGCAAATAGCCCTGCACCCGCGAACGAATCTGCGCGTTGATCGAGCCGTCGGTCGTGCCCAGCCATTCGGAATAGACTGGCACATCCTGCTGCAGTACGTCGGCAACGAACACCTCAGGCGGCGGCATTTGTGGCGGCGCGGGCGACGCTCCCGGGGAGGTCTTCTGACACCCGGCGGACGGAAAAAGCAGCAAACTGACCAAGGACAAGCCGGCGACGCTTCGGAACGGCAGAAGAGCCCCAAAGCGTCGCCTGGAGGATCGCAAATTCATGATAACTCCTCGAAACAACTCTACTCCCCGGCAAGCCGGGAGGCGCGTACTCAGCACTTTCTACACAGAGCGGCAAGGAAAGAATATGGGGGAGGAAGACCGTCCGACAGTCTCTCAGCTTGACGGTCGATCAGTCTCCCAGTCCGTGAGTCGGACTACGATACGGGCGACCAGGCGGTCGCCCCCGAACAGGCCGTTGAACAAGTGAAGAGGACAACAGTGAGTCAGTCGCGAGCCTGCGTTCCGTGAGCGGCGAGCCACTGTTCGAGATCCGCTGTATTATGAAAGTCGAGCAACGCCTCGCCTAGGGCTTCCAATTGCTGCACGTTCAGCCGTGCAATCAGCGTTGCGAGAGCAGGGGCCAAGGTCCCACAGCGCCGTTGCAGTTGACGCCGAATCAGTGTCGCCTCGCCCTCTAACTGGCCTTTCTGATGGCCTTCTTGACGGCCCTCGGCAAACACATCTTGGTAGAAACGGGTCTGTTTCAGGTCAATGTCCGTTAGTCCTAACATGATTTGGATCTCCTGCCGACTCACTCGCGGAAGCTTGTACACGAGGATGGTTTCTACTAGCTCTACTATGGTGGTCGCCTGCTCCGTGTCAACTAACTCTTGCTGGGCACGGGTAATGACTGCGCGTGCTTCCGGTACCGCCTGTCGGGGCTCAGCCAATAGCACCATCATCAGGTGCTGGGTGAGGGTCTGGCGGGAGGCCGCCCACTCATCCAGATAGACTCGCCTCACCTGTTCACTCTCCAGTAACGCCCGGTAATGCGGATGTTCACCTGGATCGGTGGCACGGGTGGGATAGATTACGACGGCCTGCCAAGGGTGTGCCGGTCGATGCTGATGCAGATACAAGAAGATTTCGGCGAACAGGCGCACGTAGAAATTGGGGTCGGGCTGAAACTGCACCTCAATAAAGAACAGAGGCCAATCGGGCTGCTCTGGCGGAGGAGCGAAGACACCGTCAAGGCGGAAGGCGATTTGCTTGAGTTCGACCGAATCGAAGCGGTACGCCCCGGCATGATCGGGCGCTTGAGCGATGAAGTCGAACAGCAAGCTAGGCAAACTCTGGAACAGACGATAGAAGAGACTGTCGGTTTTCATGCTATGTCGCCGTTGCTGATCGAGAGCCGAAAGCGCACCAGTCTCTTCTCCACCGCCTCACGCTACGGCTTTCCCCTCTTCAGCCTCGGCAGGAGTACAAACGAAGACGAGCCCATCTTCACCCAAATCGATCTTGGCCGTGCCGCCGTTTTGCAGCTCGCCGAAGAGAATCTCGTCGGCGAGCACCATCTTGACCTCTTGCTGAATCAACCGCGCCATGGGTCGCGCGCCGAAAGTCGGGTCGTACCCCTTCTCGGCCAGATAGCCGCGCGCTTCCGGGGTCAACGCAATCGTCACTTTCTTCTCCGCCAACTGTTGCATCGCTTCATTGAGGAATTTATCCACCACCTTCTCGACCGCTTCCCGCACCAAAGGACCGAACGTCACGGTCGCGTCGAGCCGGTTGCGAAACTCCGGGTTGAAGAGACGCTCCAACGCCTGCTCGCCCTTATTAAGGTTCGAGCGCTCGCCGAAGCCGATCGACGCCGAGGCCATTTCACGTGCGCCAGCGTTGCTGGTCATAATCAGAATCACATGCCGAAAGTCGGCTTTCTTACCGTTGTTGTCCGTCAACGCGGCATGATCCATCACTTGGAGAAGAATGTTAAACAGATCGGGATGGGCTTTCTCGATTTCGTCGAGCAACAACACCGAGTGCGGGTTGCGCGTAATCGCCTCGGTCAGCAGCCCACCTTGATCGAACCCGACATACCCGGGAGGCGCGCCGATCAACCGCGACACGGTATGCTTTTCCATGTATTCGCTCATGTCGAAGCGCAGGAACTGGAGTCCCAAGGTCAACGCGAGCTGCTTGGCGACTTCGGTTTTCCCAACGCCGGTTGGCCCGGTGAAGAGGAACGAGCCGACTGGTTTTTCTGGATTTCCGAGCCCGGCGCGCGCCATGCGGATCGCCGTCACCACGGTCTGAATCGCTTTATCTTGCCCAAACACGACCTTCTTCAGATCGCCATCGAGGCTCTGAAGTCGCTCTTTATCCGACACCGACACGCTCTTGGGTGGAATCCGGGCAATCTTCGCCACCACAGCTTCGATGTCGGTATCGTGCACAACCATCTCAGCCTTCTCGGCGGCTTTCAGTCGGAACGACGCCCCGACTTCGTCAATCACGTCGATGGCTTTATCCGGCAAGAACCGGTCGTTGATATACTTGGCGGATAATTCCGCCGCGGCGCGCAGCGCTTCCGTCGTATAGGTCACGCCATGATACTGCTCGTAGTGCGACTTGAGCCCTTCGAGAATTTTGACGGTGTCCTCAACGCTCGGCTCGTGAATTTCGATTTTCTGAAAGCGGCGGGCAAGGGCACGGTCACGCTCGAAGTAACTGCGATATTCGTGATACGTCGTCGCGCCAATGCACCGCAACGCGCCCGACACCAACCCCGGTTTCAAGATATTGGAGGCATCCATCGATCCGCCACTGGTCGCGCCAGCGCCAACGATGGTGTGGATCTCATCGATGAAGAGTACCGCGTTAGGTTGTTTCTTAAGCGCATTGAGCACGGCTTTCAGACGTTCCTCGAACTGGCCACGGAACTTGGTGCCAGCGAGCACCGCGCCCATGTCAAGCGAATAGATGATGGCGTCTTTCAACACCTC
This DNA window, taken from Deltaproteobacteria bacterium, encodes the following:
- a CDS encoding efflux RND transporter periplasmic adaptor subunit; amino-acid sequence: MNLRSSRRRFGALLPFRSVAGLSLVSLLLFPSAGCQKTSPGASPAPPQMPPPEVFVADVLQQDVPVYSEWLGTTDGSINAQIRSRVQGYLHERSYREGTFVKAGELLFSIDPRPYSAALDQAKGDLGRAEAALGKTRLDVSRYTPLAKEGAISQQELDNAIQADRGNQAAVAAARAAVKQSELNLEWTQVRSPIDGIAGISVAQIGDLISASTSLTTVSRVDPIKVTFPISEREYLKFATLISGAMQAERRAESHGPPLELILGDGNVYPERGGIALPDREVDVKTGAILVVSYFPNPKNMLRPGLYAKVRAVTETKKGALLVPQRAVQELQGAYRLAVVSAENKVAFRPVKVGERVGPLWVINEGLQPGERVVVEGLQKIRDGVPVIPKPVPTGTAGTAAPGAPASSAPAAPQTPPSPATAASAPVAKPGEK
- a CDS encoding Rpn family recombination-promoting nuclease/putative transposase; the encoded protein is MKTDSLFYRLFQSLPSLLFDFIAQAPDHAGAYRFDSVELKQIAFRLDGVFAPPPEQPDWPLFFIEVQFQPDPNFYVRLFAEIFLYLHQHRPAHPWQAVVIYPTRATDPGEHPHYRALLESEQVRRVYLDEWAASRQTLTQHLMMVLLAEPRQAVPEARAVITRAQQELVDTEQATTIVELVETILVYKLPRVSRQEIQIMLGLTDIDLKQTRFYQDVFAEGRQEGHQKGQLEGEATLIRRQLQRRCGTLAPALATLIARLNVQQLEALGEALLDFHNTADLEQWLAAHGTQARD
- the clpA gene encoding ATP-dependent Clp protease ATP-binding subunit ClpA codes for the protein MRISRELELTLTLAVNEAKKHRHEFLCLEHTLYALTFDEDVEKIIRSCGGNVKALQRDLEKFFSEQMESLPEGAEEMEPQQTLGFQRALQRAAMHVQSGGKDVVEGRNLLVALFREDNSFALYALQKQGVERLDVLNYISHGISKMPIEEEDASANHAANPDRAAAGEDEDDPRPVKNPLEAFTANLVQRAKDGLIDPLIGREIELERTLHVLCRRRKNNPIYVGDSGVGKTAIVDGLALAISKGEVPEVLKDAIIYSLDMGAVLAGTKFRGQFEERLKAVLNALKKQPNAVLFIDEIHTIVGAGATSGGSMDASNILKPGLVSGALRCIGATTYHEYRSYFERDRALARRFQKIEIHEPSVEDTVKILEGLKSHYEQYHGVTYTTEALRAAAELSAKYINDRFLPDKAIDVIDEVGASFRLKAAEKAEMVVHDTDIEAVVAKIARIPPKSVSVSDKERLQSLDGDLKKVVFGQDKAIQTVVTAIRMARAGLGNPEKPVGSFLFTGPTGVGKTEVAKQLALTLGLQFLRFDMSEYMEKHTVSRLIGAPPGYVGFDQGGLLTEAITRNPHSVLLLDEIEKAHPDLFNILLQVMDHAALTDNNGKKADFRHVILIMTSNAGAREMASASIGFGERSNLNKGEQALERLFNPEFRNRLDATVTFGPLVREAVEKVVDKFLNEAMQQLAEKKVTIALTPEARGYLAEKGYDPTFGARPMARLIQQEVKMVLADEILFGELQNGGTAKIDLGEDGLVFVCTPAEAEEGKAVA